In Halalkalicoccus sp. CG83, a single genomic region encodes these proteins:
- a CDS encoding archaea-specific SMC-related protein encodes MSSEQTATEAKSVRVEARNVGGISETEVEFKPGVTILAGRNATNRTSLLRAIMLALGSDQTSLKGDADHGEVELSIGGETYSRTMTRQGDSVVVDGNPYLEDAEAADLFAFLLEDNKARRAVARGDDLREIIMRPIDTEEIKAEIERLNAERREIDERLEEIQEEERRLPELEERKAELTNRIEEKKAELETAEDDLETLDGTVEESREDKEELESKLDDLRETRGELDSVRERIETENRSIESLEDEREDVESDLDELEGDADVGTTSIDQEVKRLRERKRTIDSMMGELQNIIQFNEEMLEGDRNDIRSALDQGEKQGGAVTDQLVDSTTVCWTCGSEVQTDQIETTLDQLRQFRREKLETIREIEDELDELRTERQEREERQRRRENLESRLRDIDDEIEQRRDRKDDLQNEQEELERRLEDLEIEVETLQSEEFGGILEQHREANQIEFEINRLNDDLKDVGEEIETIESELEERDDLKAQREEVKAALVDVRTRIDQIEERAVEQFNTHMETVLDLLDYGNLDRIWIERVERQVREGRRKVDRTQFELHIVRTNENGTAYEDTIDHLSESEREVTGLVFALAGYLANEVYETLPLIILDSLEAVDSDRISALVDYFSDYTDYSVIALLPEDEQALDQSYRRIREI; translated from the coding sequence ATGAGTTCGGAACAAACCGCTACCGAAGCCAAGTCGGTTCGAGTCGAGGCCCGGAACGTCGGTGGAATCTCCGAGACGGAGGTCGAGTTCAAGCCGGGTGTGACAATCCTCGCGGGTCGGAACGCCACGAATCGGACGTCACTGCTCCGTGCGATCATGCTCGCGCTCGGGAGTGATCAGACCTCGTTGAAGGGTGATGCAGATCACGGCGAGGTGGAACTCTCGATCGGCGGGGAAACGTACAGCCGAACAATGACCAGGCAGGGAGACAGCGTCGTCGTCGACGGGAACCCATATCTTGAGGATGCCGAAGCCGCGGATCTGTTCGCGTTCTTGTTGGAGGACAACAAAGCTCGACGAGCCGTCGCTCGGGGAGACGACCTTCGTGAGATCATCATGCGGCCGATCGACACTGAGGAGATCAAAGCAGAGATCGAACGTCTCAATGCTGAGCGCCGGGAGATCGACGAACGGCTAGAGGAGATTCAAGAGGAGGAACGGCGTCTTCCAGAGCTGGAGGAACGAAAAGCCGAACTGACGAATCGAATCGAAGAGAAAAAGGCAGAACTGGAGACGGCAGAGGACGACCTCGAAACACTCGACGGTACCGTCGAAGAGAGTCGCGAGGACAAAGAGGAACTCGAGTCAAAACTCGATGATCTGCGCGAGACACGAGGTGAACTAGACAGCGTACGAGAACGGATCGAAACCGAAAACAGGAGCATCGAATCCCTAGAAGATGAACGCGAGGACGTCGAATCCGACCTCGACGAGCTCGAAGGTGATGCCGACGTCGGCACGACTAGCATTGATCAGGAGGTCAAACGCCTTCGCGAGCGAAAGCGGACGATCGATTCGATGATGGGCGAACTCCAGAACATTATCCAGTTCAACGAAGAAATGCTGGAGGGGGATCGCAACGATATACGAAGCGCCCTCGATCAGGGCGAGAAACAGGGCGGGGCAGTCACGGACCAGCTCGTCGATTCGACGACCGTTTGCTGGACCTGTGGAAGCGAAGTACAGACGGATCAGATCGAGACGACCCTCGACCAGTTGCGTCAGTTCCGTCGCGAGAAGCTCGAAACGATCCGGGAGATCGAAGACGAACTGGATGAGTTGCGAACCGAGCGACAGGAGCGCGAAGAACGCCAACGTCGCAGAGAGAACCTTGAGAGCCGACTACGGGACATCGATGACGAGATCGAGCAGCGCCGTGACCGAAAGGACGACTTACAGAATGAGCAAGAGGAGCTCGAGCGCCGGCTCGAAGACCTTGAGATAGAAGTAGAAACCCTCCAGAGTGAGGAGTTCGGAGGGATTCTGGAGCAACATCGCGAGGCCAATCAAATCGAGTTCGAGATCAACCGGCTCAATGACGACCTCAAGGACGTTGGTGAGGAGATCGAGACGATCGAGTCCGAACTTGAAGAGCGAGACGATCTGAAGGCACAACGAGAGGAGGTCAAAGCGGCACTCGTCGATGTTCGGACCCGGATCGATCAGATCGAGGAACGCGCCGTCGAGCAGTTCAACACGCACATGGAGACCGTACTGGACCTGCTGGATTACGGAAACCTCGATCGGATATGGATCGAACGCGTCGAGCGCCAGGTCCGTGAGGGGCGGCGAAAGGTGGATCGAACACAGTTCGAGCTGCACATCGTTCGAACCAACGAGAACGGAACCGCATACGAGGATACGATCGATCACCTCAGCGAGAGCGAGCGAGAGGTAACGGGGCTCGTCTTCGCGCTAGCGGGCTATCTCGCGAACGAGGTCTACGAGACGCTACCGCTCATCATTCTCGATTCGTTGGAGGCGGTTGACTCTGATCGCATCTCTGCGCTGGTTGATTACTTCAGCGATTACACCGACTATTCGGTCATCGCGCTGCTGCCCGAGGACGAACAAGCACTCGATCAATCGTATCGACGGATCCGGGAGATCTGA
- a CDS encoding IclR family transcriptional regulator: protein MVQNESERTVQAVRTALDIIEYLQHEERAGVTELSNELGRSKSTVHSHLTTLVQGDYLIRDGSEYRLSLRYLDLGETVKERLEYYEVAKAELDDLAEESGELAQFATEEHGMVVYLYKSKGEKAVESASSVGKREYPHCISLGKAILAHLPRERVETIIEHNGLPEFTPQTIMRRGELFEELDRIRERGYAFDNEEKIQGLKCVAAPITGPDGNILGALSVSGPSSRMTGERFTEEIPNMVTRSANVIEINTQFS from the coding sequence ATGGTACAGAACGAATCAGAACGGACGGTGCAGGCCGTGCGAACAGCGCTCGACATTATCGAGTACTTGCAGCATGAGGAACGCGCAGGTGTAACTGAACTATCGAATGAACTGGGGAGATCGAAGAGTACAGTTCACAGTCATCTCACGACGCTTGTTCAGGGTGATTACCTAATACGAGATGGGTCTGAGTATCGATTGAGCCTTCGGTATCTTGACCTTGGGGAGACGGTAAAGGAACGCCTCGAGTATTATGAAGTCGCGAAAGCCGAACTTGACGATCTAGCGGAAGAGAGTGGTGAACTGGCACAGTTCGCGACCGAGGAACACGGCATGGTCGTCTATCTCTATAAGTCGAAGGGCGAGAAGGCCGTCGAGTCCGCTTCGAGCGTCGGTAAGCGGGAATATCCGCATTGTATCTCGTTGGGAAAGGCGATCCTAGCGCATCTACCACGCGAGCGTGTCGAGACCATCATTGAGCACAACGGCCTTCCCGAGTTTACTCCGCAGACTATTATGAGGCGTGGGGAGTTGTTCGAGGAGCTCGATCGGATTCGTGAACGGGGGTACGCGTTCGACAACGAGGAGAAGATTCAGGGACTCAAATGTGTCGCCGCACCGATCACCGGTCCTGATGGGAACATCCTCGGCGCACTCAGCGTTTCTGGTCCGTCAAGCCGGATGACTGGCGAACGCTTCACCGAGGAGATCCCCAATATGGTCACTCGCTCAGCGAACGTTATCGAGATCAACACACAGTTCTCCTAA
- a CDS encoding HpcH/HpaI aldolase family protein, which translates to MQRALEDETYPMGTWLSIGHPAVAEVSASSDVDFVLIDTEHTTISLETVENMTRAVDASESPTDTIVRVPWNDPVRLKRVLDIGVDGVMVPMIDSAAEARELVDAIRYPPEGSRGIASGRATEYGDQFTEYVENANGSFTTIAQIESREGLQNVEEIAAVEGINALFVGPADLSGALGVFGEEEPPELADAMDRVIEAAATADVAVGTLTVDVADVEDRIDRGFDFLIVGKDTTYLSNAHRESRTVYDQAITNRRNRATQNQP; encoded by the coding sequence ATGCAACGAGCACTCGAAGACGAGACGTATCCGATGGGAACGTGGCTGTCGATCGGCCATCCAGCCGTCGCCGAGGTCAGTGCCTCGAGCGACGTTGACTTCGTCCTCATCGATACCGAGCACACTACCATCTCCCTCGAAACGGTGGAAAACATGACCCGGGCCGTTGACGCGTCGGAGAGCCCGACTGACACCATCGTCCGTGTCCCCTGGAACGATCCCGTCCGTCTGAAGCGCGTCCTCGATATCGGCGTCGACGGAGTGATGGTCCCCATGATCGATAGTGCGGCTGAAGCCCGCGAACTTGTCGATGCGATACGATATCCGCCGGAGGGAAGTCGCGGCATCGCCTCGGGGCGCGCGACAGAGTACGGCGACCAGTTCACGGAGTACGTCGAGAACGCTAACGGCTCGTTCACAACGATCGCACAGATTGAGTCCCGCGAGGGACTTCAGAACGTCGAGGAGATCGCAGCCGTCGAGGGGATCAACGCGTTGTTCGTCGGCCCGGCGGATCTCTCCGGGGCACTCGGCGTGTTTGGCGAGGAGGAGCCGCCAGAGCTCGCCGACGCGATGGATCGGGTCATCGAGGCCGCGGCTACCGCCGACGTGGCCGTAGGGACACTGACCGTCGATGTCGCCGACGTTGAGGACCGGATCGACCGAGGGTTCGACTTCCTGATCGTCGGTAAGGACACTACCTACCTCTCGAACGCGCACCGAGAGAGCCGAACGGTGTACGATCAGGCGATTACAAACCGCCGCAATCGCGCAACACAGAACCAGCCGTAA
- a CDS encoding Gfo/Idh/MocA family oxidoreductase, which produces MQFGIIGCGTIAQIMHLPYLAEIPETELHALVDPAIDRANALGDRYNVPHRFEEADQLLDAVGSELDAVVVLTPAHTHADVVVDTLDADIPTLVEKPLAATLADADRMVEAAERSDATAMVAYMKRYDPAYERAQQELETLTDVDLVTAYDVDPDHGRIIDEVYDLVGGALPNGFVEESVAERREQIKEAIDTDDETLVAAYDFQLDHVCHDVNALRGLFGDVKRINHVEVSDDHRYLVANLEYEGGERCVLESGDSDRKWFEQFIRVDAPNGMLNLEFSNPFIQNTPTELRVKSGIKEVEDTTHTPSYDEPFKRELERFIHCVEDDAVVRTTFSEARDDLELIIELFRTYRAETSGDTRQHA; this is translated from the coding sequence ATGCAATTTGGAATCATCGGCTGCGGGACGATTGCTCAGATCATGCACTTGCCGTATCTGGCGGAGATCCCCGAGACAGAGTTACACGCGCTCGTCGACCCGGCGATCGACCGGGCGAACGCGTTAGGGGATCGCTACAATGTCCCTCATCGGTTCGAGGAGGCGGATCAGTTGCTCGACGCGGTTGGTAGTGAGCTCGACGCGGTTGTCGTGCTAACACCCGCACATACGCACGCGGACGTCGTCGTCGACACGTTAGACGCCGACATCCCGACGCTCGTCGAGAAGCCGCTCGCCGCGACGCTTGCCGACGCTGATCGCATGGTCGAGGCCGCCGAGCGATCCGACGCGACCGCAATGGTGGCCTACATGAAACGGTACGATCCAGCGTACGAACGGGCACAACAGGAGCTCGAAACGCTGACCGACGTCGATCTCGTCACCGCCTACGACGTCGATCCGGATCACGGTCGCATCATCGACGAGGTATACGATCTCGTCGGAGGGGCACTCCCGAACGGGTTCGTTGAAGAGAGCGTCGCAGAGCGCCGCGAACAAATCAAGGAAGCCATCGATACAGACGATGAGACGCTCGTTGCCGCCTATGACTTCCAACTCGATCACGTCTGTCACGACGTGAACGCGCTTCGCGGCCTGTTCGGTGACGTGAAACGGATTAATCACGTTGAGGTCTCCGACGATCACCGATACCTCGTCGCGAACCTTGAGTACGAAGGAGGTGAACGCTGCGTACTGGAGTCCGGCGACTCCGATCGGAAGTGGTTCGAGCAGTTCATCCGCGTTGACGCGCCCAACGGAATGCTGAACCTCGAGTTCTCGAACCCGTTCATCCAAAATACGCCGACCGAACTGCGCGTGAAGTCGGGTATCAAGGAGGTGGAAGACACGACCCACACCCCCTCGTACGACGAACCGTTCAAACGTGAACTCGAACGATTCATCCATTGTGTCGAGGACGATGCCGTCGTCCGAACTACCTTCTCGGAAGCCCGCGACGATCTCGAACTCATTATCGAACTCTTTCGGACGTATCGGGCGGAAACCTCCGGCGACACTAGACAGCACGCCTAA